A single genomic interval of Nonomuraea rubra harbors:
- a CDS encoding N-acetylmuramoyl-L-alanine amidase → MTLARTRLVAALATSILALAPLTAAQPAWSQTQAAAVKETPLAAAFAKAAAAHDVPRDLLVALAYAETHLDGHNGEPSASNGYGVMHLVSNPTNHSLEKAAELTGLPADKLKADDEANVLGGAAVLRSLADKLGLDATARKDPGDWYRAVAQYGNASSPELARLYADAVYEQLGLGIDLRGVQVKPQEITADRGEYAGVRDLNARAGKQAGEPAESPVAIASTDYPPAAWVPASSSNYRVSSRETSYNIDRVVIHVTQGSYAGTISWFQNPSAQVSAHYVVKSSNGAITQMVRDKDVAWHAGNSTYNNRSIGIEHEGWVSDPSWFTDAMYRASAALTRYLCDKYGIPKTRTGIIGHNEVPGATHTDPGSHWNWTTYMNYVTGGGGTPSWTTTVDNATSGQFTASANWGTSTYSSQRHGTDYRFADPVAASDPAWYSATIPSAGTYQVEVWYPADPGYNSSAPYIVATSGGNQTVYVDQRSGGGAWRSIGSFSLNAGTYNVVGVSRWTSGTGYVIADAVRISRQ, encoded by the coding sequence ATGACTCTCGCCCGCACGCGATTAGTAGCAGCCCTCGCCACCTCGATCCTCGCCCTCGCCCCCCTCACCGCCGCCCAGCCCGCCTGGTCGCAGACCCAGGCGGCAGCGGTCAAGGAGACCCCGCTGGCCGCGGCCTTCGCCAAGGCGGCCGCCGCCCACGACGTGCCCCGCGACCTGCTCGTCGCCCTCGCCTACGCCGAGACCCACCTCGACGGCCACAACGGCGAGCCCAGCGCCAGCAACGGCTACGGCGTGATGCACCTGGTCAGCAACCCCACCAACCACTCGCTGGAGAAGGCGGCCGAGCTCACCGGGCTCCCCGCCGACAAGCTCAAGGCCGACGACGAGGCCAACGTGCTCGGCGGCGCGGCCGTGCTCCGCTCCCTCGCCGACAAGCTCGGCCTCGACGCGACCGCCAGGAAGGACCCCGGCGACTGGTACCGCGCCGTCGCCCAGTACGGCAACGCCTCCTCCCCCGAGCTGGCCCGCCTGTACGCCGACGCCGTCTACGAGCAGCTCGGCCTCGGCATCGACCTGCGCGGCGTCCAGGTCAAGCCGCAGGAGATCACCGCCGACCGCGGCGAGTACGCCGGCGTCCGCGACCTGAACGCCCGGGCCGGCAAGCAGGCCGGCGAACCGGCCGAATCCCCGGTCGCCATCGCCAGCACCGACTACCCGCCGGCCGCGTGGGTCCCGGCCAGCTCCAGCAACTACCGCGTCTCCAGCCGCGAGACCAGCTACAACATCGACCGGGTGGTCATCCACGTCACCCAGGGCTCCTACGCCGGGACCATCTCCTGGTTCCAGAACCCCAGCGCGCAGGTCTCCGCCCACTACGTGGTCAAGTCCTCCAACGGCGCCATCACCCAGATGGTCCGCGACAAGGACGTCGCCTGGCACGCCGGCAACTCCACCTACAACAACCGCTCCATCGGCATCGAGCACGAAGGCTGGGTCAGCGACCCCTCCTGGTTCACCGACGCCATGTACCGGGCCTCGGCCGCGCTGACGCGCTACCTCTGCGACAAGTACGGCATCCCGAAGACCAGGACCGGCATCATCGGCCACAACGAGGTCCCCGGCGCCACCCACACCGACCCGGGCTCGCACTGGAACTGGACCACGTACATGAACTACGTGACCGGTGGCGGCGGCACCCCCTCGTGGACCACCACGGTCGACAACGCCACCTCCGGCCAGTTCACCGCCAGCGCCAACTGGGGCACCTCCACCTACTCCAGCCAGCGCCACGGCACCGACTACCGCTTCGCCGACCCGGTCGCCGCCAGCGACCCGGCGTGGTACTCGGCCACGATCCCGAGCGCCGGGACGTACCAGGTCGAGGTCTGGTATCCGGCCGATCCCGGGTACAACAGCTCGGCGCCGTACATCGTGGCGACGTCCGGCGGCAACCAGACGGTGTACGTCGACCAGCGCTCCGGCGGCGGGGCCTGGCGCAGCATCGGCTCGTTCTCGCTGAACGCCGGCACCTACAACGTGGTCGGGGTGAGCCGGTGGACCTCCGGCACCGGCTACGTGATCGCGGACGCGGTCCGCATCAGCAGGCAGTAG
- a CDS encoding family 10 glycosylhydrolase produces MTALLRTVVLAVLIAAFVSPLHPPVAVAAACTVDPATPKRQLRAMWVSSVANIDWPSRTGLSVSAQQAEFRAWLDLAVSKRMNAVVVQVRPTADAFWPSPYEPWSQWLTGTQGGNPGYDPLAFMVNEAHARNLEFHAWFNPYRIANHDDPSRLVATHPARRNPGWRFAYGGKLYYNPGIPEVRDFIEDAIMDAVSRYDVDGVHLDDYFYPYPVSGQSIPDAATFDRYGGSFGNVADWRRNNVNLLVRELDQRIHAAKPHVSFGISPFGIWRNAGTDPLGSRTSGLQSYDAIYADSRQWVKQGWVDYLAPQIYWHLGFSTAAYEVLTAWWSEQVRGTGVQLVIGQAAYRAGASGQDAAWQDPAELSDHLHDNRQHPEVAGDIYFSAKDVKADRIGAFTRVVNAHYSKPALLPARGSAAAPAAPAITSATRGSNGVQLSWTGSGTSYAVYRVDGTPPAADPCFFADARNLVRTTRQTTFTDTTATGPAYTYYVTALNRTHQESAPSAGRAVTSTSPGGFSVVIDNADAGFAAGSAWGTSTYSGQLHGTDYRFAEPVAASDPAWFRAAVPSAGSYRVEVWYPADAGYNSATPYVVAASGGNRTVTVDQRTGGGAWRDLGTFTLNAGTYNVVGVSRWTSTTGYVIADAVRITRL; encoded by the coding sequence GTGACCGCGCTCCTGCGTACCGTCGTCCTCGCGGTGCTCATCGCCGCGTTCGTCAGTCCACTCCACCCCCCAGTCGCAGTCGCAGCCGCCTGCACCGTCGATCCGGCCACCCCGAAGCGGCAGCTCAGAGCCATGTGGGTGTCCTCGGTCGCCAACATCGACTGGCCCAGCCGCACCGGGCTGAGCGTGTCGGCGCAGCAGGCGGAGTTCCGGGCCTGGCTCGACCTGGCCGTGTCCAAACGCATGAACGCCGTGGTCGTGCAGGTCAGGCCGACGGCCGACGCGTTCTGGCCCTCGCCGTACGAGCCGTGGTCGCAGTGGCTGACCGGCACCCAGGGCGGCAACCCGGGCTACGACCCCCTCGCCTTCATGGTCAACGAGGCCCACGCCCGCAACCTGGAGTTCCACGCCTGGTTCAACCCGTACCGGATCGCCAACCACGACGACCCGTCCAGGCTGGTCGCCACGCACCCCGCACGGCGGAACCCCGGCTGGCGCTTCGCCTACGGCGGCAAGCTCTACTACAACCCGGGCATCCCGGAGGTACGCGACTTCATCGAGGACGCGATCATGGACGCCGTCTCCCGCTACGACGTGGACGGCGTGCACCTCGACGACTACTTCTACCCGTATCCGGTGAGCGGCCAGAGCATCCCGGACGCGGCCACGTTCGACAGGTACGGCGGCTCGTTCGGCAACGTCGCCGACTGGCGGCGGAACAACGTCAACCTGCTCGTACGCGAGCTCGACCAGCGCATCCACGCCGCCAAGCCGCACGTCTCCTTCGGCATCAGCCCGTTCGGGATCTGGCGCAACGCGGGCACCGACCCGCTGGGCTCGCGCACCTCGGGGCTGCAGTCGTACGACGCGATCTACGCCGACAGCCGGCAGTGGGTCAAGCAGGGCTGGGTGGACTACCTGGCGCCGCAGATCTACTGGCACCTGGGCTTCTCCACGGCCGCCTACGAGGTGCTCACCGCCTGGTGGTCCGAGCAGGTCAGGGGCACCGGGGTGCAGCTCGTGATCGGCCAGGCGGCCTACCGGGCCGGCGCGTCAGGGCAGGACGCCGCGTGGCAGGACCCGGCCGAGCTGAGCGACCACCTGCACGACAACCGGCAACATCCCGAGGTGGCCGGCGACATCTACTTCAGCGCCAAGGACGTCAAGGCCGACCGGATCGGCGCGTTCACCAGGGTCGTCAACGCGCACTACAGCAAGCCCGCGCTGCTGCCCGCGCGCGGCTCCGCGGCGGCGCCCGCCGCGCCCGCGATCACCTCGGCCACCCGGGGGTCGAACGGCGTGCAGCTCTCCTGGACGGGCTCCGGCACGTCGTACGCCGTCTACCGGGTGGACGGCACCCCGCCGGCGGCCGACCCGTGCTTCTTCGCCGACGCCCGCAACCTCGTCAGGACGACCAGGCAGACCACGTTCACCGACACCACGGCCACCGGACCCGCGTACACGTACTACGTGACCGCGCTCAACCGCACCCACCAGGAGAGCGCGCCCAGCGCCGGCCGGGCCGTCACCTCGACGTCGCCCGGCGGGTTCAGCGTGGTGATCGACAACGCGGACGCCGGGTTCGCCGCCGGCTCGGCCTGGGGCACCTCGACGTACTCCGGGCAGCTCCACGGCACCGACTACCGCTTCGCCGAGCCGGTCGCGGCCAGCGACCCGGCCTGGTTCCGCGCGGCGGTGCCCAGCGCGGGGAGCTACCGGGTGGAGGTGTGGTACCCGGCCGACGCCGGCTACAACAGCGCGACGCCGTACGTCGTGGCGGCCTCCGGCGGCAACCGGACGGTCACCGTCGACCAGCGCACGGGCGGCGGCGCCTGGCGTGACCTCGGCACCTTCACGCTGAACGCCGGCACCTACAACGTGGTCGGCGTGAGCCGCTGGACCTCCACGACGGGGTACGTCATCGCCGACGCGGTCCGCATCACCAGGCTCTGA
- a CDS encoding sensor histidine kinase, with protein sequence MDGARARPIDAAAVLVAAGLTPATGYAGPGLVIVLAGALPLLWMRRAPLAVAWICAGTALAVPVLALVVPFAVPLPAEGAPLWPPAAPFAAYGAVVFAADRRPLCRWTPVLVIAFAVLTLPDRLELITRSEAVIALAVTYGLYVSARDRLRAELAERSERIERERLAGEMHDVVTHRVSRIVLQAGVLALAAGDDRARAAAEDIRATGCDALDELRHMVALLRRGTGEGFDLGLPLPDLRPLVIDSARDGVPVELTVDGTPVPVSGLVGRTAYLVAEAALADVRKHAPGAEVRVQVRYAPGNVRIVVRNTGGLPDAWVAAAGPGMSLPDLRTRVELAGGTLVCRTLDDGGFRVEATFPTS encoded by the coding sequence GTGGACGGTGCCCGCGCGCGACCGATCGACGCTGCCGCGGTCCTGGTCGCGGCAGGCTTGACGCCCGCGACAGGCTATGCGGGCCCGGGGCTGGTGATCGTGCTGGCGGGGGCGCTGCCGCTGCTGTGGATGCGCCGGGCGCCCCTCGCCGTCGCGTGGATCTGCGCGGGCACCGCGCTCGCCGTGCCGGTGCTGGCCCTGGTCGTGCCGTTCGCCGTCCCGCTGCCCGCGGAAGGGGCGCCGCTGTGGCCGCCGGCGGCGCCGTTCGCCGCGTACGGCGCGGTGGTGTTCGCGGCCGACCGGCGCCCGCTGTGCCGCTGGACGCCGGTGCTGGTGATCGCCTTCGCCGTGCTGACCCTGCCCGACCGGCTCGAACTGATCACCAGGAGCGAGGCGGTGATCGCGCTCGCCGTCACGTACGGCCTGTACGTCTCCGCCAGGGACCGGCTCCGCGCCGAGCTGGCGGAGCGCTCCGAGCGGATCGAGCGCGAACGGCTGGCCGGAGAGATGCACGACGTCGTCACCCACCGCGTCAGCCGGATCGTGCTGCAGGCCGGCGTGCTGGCCCTGGCCGCCGGCGACGACCGCGCCAGGGCGGCGGCCGAGGACATCCGCGCGACGGGCTGCGACGCGCTCGACGAGCTGCGGCACATGGTGGCGCTGCTGCGGCGCGGCACCGGCGAGGGCTTCGACCTGGGGCTGCCGCTGCCCGACCTGCGGCCGCTGGTGATCGACTCGGCCCGCGACGGCGTGCCGGTCGAGCTGACGGTGGACGGCACCCCGGTGCCCGTCTCCGGCCTGGTGGGGCGGACGGCGTACCTGGTGGCCGAGGCGGCCCTGGCCGACGTGCGCAAGCACGCGCCCGGTGCGGAGGTACGGGTCCAGGTGCGGTACGCGCCGGGCAACGTGCGGATCGTGGTCCGCAACACCGGCGGCCTGCCGGACGCCTGGGTGGCCGCCGCCGGCCCCGGGATGAGCCTGCCCGACCTGCGGACGCGCGTGGAGCTGGCCGGCGGCACGCTCGTGTGCCGCACGCTGGACGACGGCGGCTTCCGCGTCGAGGCCACCTTCCCCACCTCCTGA
- a CDS encoding monooxygenase: protein MTRFARTAAALAAAVLLASCGVPAAPASPGHSGHASEPAPVASPLRQGERFLDLSMAEPYTPGPPNGGTDDYRCFLIDPGLTGRVSLTGARFEPQNTAIVHHAIFFRLAPEQVERARELDESTPGQGWSCFGDAGIGDAGWVAHWAPGTKEALLDPKYGYDLPPGSRLIMQVHYNLLGVKGEPGTDRSGIRLRVTDRRLEPLETGLFFAPVELPCTPSESGPLCDRDAAVRDVGKRFGRDSLTQVRLLERYCGPAEPGPTQHCDVPVEAPFTVHALAGHMHLLGRAIKVELNPGTAKARTLLDVPQYNFDDQSLRLLPAPVEVRKGDVVRVTCTHDAGLRALLPQLRDTPPRYVVWGDGTSDEMCLGIAITSAA from the coding sequence ATGACGCGATTCGCCCGGACGGCCGCCGCGCTCGCCGCGGCCGTCCTGCTCGCTTCCTGCGGCGTTCCGGCGGCTCCGGCTTCACCGGGGCATTCCGGGCACGCCTCCGAGCCCGCACCCGTGGCGTCCCCGCTGCGGCAGGGTGAGCGGTTCCTCGACCTCTCCATGGCGGAGCCGTACACGCCGGGGCCGCCCAACGGCGGCACGGACGACTACCGCTGCTTCCTCATCGACCCGGGCCTGACCGGCCGGGTGTCGCTGACCGGCGCCCGGTTCGAGCCCCAGAACACCGCCATCGTGCACCACGCGATCTTCTTCAGGCTCGCGCCCGAGCAGGTCGAGCGGGCGCGCGAGCTGGACGAGAGCACCCCAGGCCAGGGCTGGTCCTGCTTCGGCGACGCCGGCATCGGCGACGCGGGCTGGGTGGCGCACTGGGCGCCCGGCACCAAGGAGGCGCTCCTCGACCCGAAGTACGGCTACGACCTGCCGCCGGGCAGCCGCCTGATCATGCAGGTGCACTACAACCTGCTGGGCGTGAAGGGCGAGCCCGGCACCGACCGCTCCGGCATCCGCCTGCGCGTCACGGACCGGCGGCTGGAGCCGCTGGAGACCGGGCTGTTCTTCGCCCCCGTCGAGCTGCCCTGCACGCCGAGCGAGTCGGGGCCGCTGTGCGACAGGGACGCCGCCGTGCGGGACGTCGGCAAGCGGTTCGGACGCGACAGCCTGACGCAGGTGCGCCTGCTGGAGCGGTACTGCGGCCCGGCCGAGCCGGGGCCGACCCAGCACTGCGACGTGCCCGTCGAGGCCCCGTTCACGGTGCACGCGCTGGCCGGGCACATGCACCTGCTCGGCCGCGCCATCAAGGTGGAGCTCAACCCGGGCACCGCCAAGGCGCGCACGCTGCTCGACGTGCCCCAGTACAACTTCGACGACCAGTCGCTGCGGCTGCTGCCCGCCCCGGTGGAGGTCCGGAAGGGCGACGTCGTACGGGTCACCTGCACGCACGACGCCGGCCTGCGCGCCCTGCTGCCGCAGCTGCGCGACACCCCACCCCGGTACGTCGTCTGGGGCGACGGCACCAGCGACGAGATGTGCCTGGGCATCGCCATCACGTCGGCCGCCTGA
- a CDS encoding pyridoxal phosphate-dependent decarboxylase family protein produces the protein MNLPPMGRPVADLLAEVARLKQHDLPVRGGQVTAYVYDTGRAEVNDAATRAYLEMLEVNCLDPTAFPSVVEMEKQVVGAVADLLGGGQGGGHGIFTSGGTESIMLAVKAARDLAARPRPNLVLPVTAHPAFHKAAHYLGVEVRAVPVDLETYKVRAGDMQEAIDGNTILVVVSAPSYPQGVIDPVGEVAAVAAAAGVPCHVDACVGGWLLPWLREAGAAVPPFDLSVPGVTSISCDLHKFGYAPKGASVLLFADPAARRRAYFASAAWPGYTIINATVQSSRSAGPLGGAWATLQALGRAGYAELGRATLEATRRLRAGLAAIPGLRVLGEPESSLVAFAGDGVDVFVLADEARARGWFLQPQLSYAGIPANLHITVTGVTLAGVEAMLKVIAESAQAARERGPVVLPEGLVELVAGLDLEAIDDAAFAGLSSSVGVDLRPGAGQPEMATVNTVLDSLPAPAREAVLVRFLSVIYGR, from the coding sequence GTGAACCTGCCGCCGATGGGGAGGCCCGTCGCAGACCTGCTGGCCGAGGTGGCCCGGCTCAAGCAGCACGACCTGCCGGTACGCGGCGGCCAGGTGACCGCCTACGTCTACGACACCGGCCGGGCCGAGGTGAACGACGCCGCGACCCGCGCGTACCTGGAGATGCTGGAGGTCAACTGCCTCGACCCGACCGCGTTCCCCAGCGTGGTGGAGATGGAGAAGCAGGTCGTCGGCGCGGTCGCGGACCTGCTCGGTGGTGGGCAGGGCGGCGGCCACGGCATCTTCACCAGCGGCGGCACCGAGTCGATCATGCTGGCCGTCAAGGCCGCCCGCGACCTGGCCGCCCGCCCCCGGCCGAACCTGGTGCTGCCGGTCACCGCGCACCCCGCCTTCCACAAGGCGGCCCACTACCTGGGCGTCGAGGTCAGGGCCGTGCCGGTGGACCTGGAGACGTACAAGGTGCGGGCCGGCGACATGCAGGAGGCGATCGACGGGAACACGATCCTGGTCGTGGTCTCCGCGCCGTCCTACCCGCAGGGCGTGATCGACCCGGTCGGGGAGGTGGCGGCCGTGGCCGCGGCGGCGGGCGTGCCGTGCCACGTGGACGCGTGCGTGGGCGGCTGGCTGCTGCCCTGGCTGCGGGAGGCCGGCGCGGCGGTACCGCCGTTCGACCTGTCGGTGCCGGGGGTGACGTCGATCTCCTGCGACCTGCACAAGTTCGGCTACGCGCCCAAGGGCGCCTCGGTGCTGCTGTTCGCCGACCCGGCGGCGCGGCGCAGGGCGTACTTCGCGTCGGCGGCCTGGCCCGGGTACACGATCATCAACGCGACCGTGCAGAGCTCCAGGTCGGCGGGCCCGCTCGGCGGCGCCTGGGCCACCCTGCAGGCGCTGGGCCGCGCCGGCTACGCCGAGCTGGGCCGGGCCACGCTGGAGGCGACGCGCAGGCTGCGCGCCGGCCTGGCCGCGATCCCGGGGTTACGGGTGCTCGGCGAGCCCGAGTCGTCGCTGGTGGCCTTCGCCGGCGACGGCGTGGACGTGTTCGTGCTGGCCGACGAGGCGCGGGCGCGGGGCTGGTTCCTGCAGCCGCAGCTCTCCTACGCGGGCATCCCGGCCAACCTGCACATCACGGTCACCGGGGTCACGCTGGCCGGGGTCGAGGCCATGCTGAAGGTGATCGCGGAGTCGGCGCAGGCGGCACGCGAGCGCGGGCCCGTGGTGCTGCCGGAGGGGCTGGTCGAGCTGGTGGCCGGGCTGGACCTGGAGGCGATCGACGACGCGGCGTTCGCGGGGCTGAGCTCGTCGGTCGGGGTGGACCTGCGCCCGGGGGCGGGGCAGCCGGAGATGGCGACGGTCAACACCGTCCTCGACTCGCTGCCCGCCCCCGCGAGGGAGGCGGTGCTGGTGCGCTTCCTGTCGGTCATCTACGGCCGCTGA
- a CDS encoding TetR/AcrR family transcriptional regulator, whose translation MTSGQADAILKVATQLFAALGYDGTSTRQIADAAGLNIATVNYHVGGKRELYLAVMEAAHRAEKSALDQALARLEDGDDPVAAMHRLADDYLDFCVTHPEVPALWMHRWLSDASDVAELERQYVQPLLDAVSAALRPAVEAGLIAAETDLDYTVWSVIWTVHGFAKGGVLDAEGRRRAAGDRAALRRFRAHLHQCLHRMLGLPGNPR comes from the coding sequence ATGACCTCAGGCCAGGCCGACGCGATACTCAAGGTCGCTACGCAGCTCTTCGCGGCGCTCGGCTACGACGGCACCTCCACCCGCCAGATCGCCGACGCGGCCGGGCTGAACATCGCGACCGTCAACTATCACGTGGGCGGCAAGCGGGAGCTCTACCTCGCCGTCATGGAGGCCGCGCACCGTGCGGAGAAGTCGGCGCTGGACCAGGCGCTGGCCAGGCTGGAGGACGGCGACGACCCCGTGGCCGCCATGCACCGGCTGGCCGACGACTACCTCGACTTCTGCGTGACCCACCCCGAGGTGCCCGCCCTGTGGATGCACCGCTGGCTCTCCGACGCCAGTGACGTCGCGGAGCTGGAGCGCCAGTACGTGCAGCCGCTGCTCGACGCGGTCTCCGCCGCGCTGCGTCCCGCGGTCGAGGCCGGGCTGATCGCCGCCGAGACGGATCTCGACTACACCGTGTGGAGCGTCATCTGGACCGTGCACGGTTTCGCCAAGGGCGGCGTGCTCGACGCGGAGGGCCGCCGCAGGGCGGCCGGCGACCGGGCCGCGCTGCGCCGCTTCCGCGCCCACCTGCACCAGTGCCTGCACCGCATGCTCGGCCTGCCCGGCAACCCCCGGTGA
- a CDS encoding YbaB/EbfC family nucleoid-associated protein: protein MFGPQLDPAHIRDEDLDEAAQQGERMLAWLETAREELEQVTGAGESPSGQVRARVDANGRVLDVAYGTRALRMGSQELADETLAAVRVAGADAERQIHDLMREAMPGYDPVAARAELEGLLDGEPH, encoded by the coding sequence GTGTTCGGCCCGCAACTCGACCCCGCCCACATCAGAGACGAGGATCTCGATGAGGCGGCCCAGCAGGGTGAGCGGATGCTGGCCTGGCTGGAGACGGCACGGGAGGAGCTCGAGCAGGTCACCGGCGCAGGCGAGAGCCCGTCGGGCCAGGTCAGGGCGCGCGTGGACGCGAACGGCAGGGTCCTCGACGTCGCGTACGGCACCCGTGCCCTGCGGATGGGCAGCCAGGAGCTGGCGGACGAGACGCTCGCGGCGGTGCGCGTGGCAGGCGCGGACGCCGAGCGGCAGATTCACGACCTCATGCGGGAGGCGATGCCCGGCTACGACCCGGTTGCGGCCCGCGCGGAGCTGGAGGGGCTGCTGGACGGCGAGCCGCACTAG
- a CDS encoding YbaB/EbfC family nucleoid-associated protein, producing the protein MRSPAPEDDAEYLAQYLAQSRQIMRDLQAARAAILQVEGRARSDDGLVEASADGHGGLTGLRIDPRALRSGEVELGRKVTEVLRSAQEDAARHAQEIADKVAGSSAALPEPLDETFVRARVEQAAQDLL; encoded by the coding sequence ATGCGGTCACCTGCGCCCGAGGACGACGCCGAGTACCTGGCCCAGTACCTCGCTCAGAGCCGCCAGATCATGCGTGACCTGCAGGCGGCACGGGCGGCCATCCTGCAGGTGGAGGGCCGAGCCCGCAGCGACGACGGCCTGGTCGAGGCGAGCGCCGACGGGCACGGCGGGCTGACCGGGCTGCGCATCGACCCGCGGGCGCTGCGTTCCGGCGAGGTGGAGCTCGGCCGGAAGGTGACGGAGGTCCTGCGCTCGGCCCAGGAGGACGCCGCCCGCCACGCGCAGGAGATCGCCGACAAGGTCGCGGGCAGCAGCGCGGCCCTGCCCGAGCCGCTCGACGAGACGTTCGTGCGAGCGAGGGTCGAGCAGGCGGCCCAGGATCTGCTCTAG